In the genome of Paenibacillus sp. FSL R5-0766, one region contains:
- a CDS encoding PAS domain S-box protein, which translates to MQVQKVDHHELFEQIYNQAPIGIALVAPTGEWRKVNPAFCCMLGFTYEELTKLTYQDITHPDDSPQDVIYNCELFEGKSKEYQYEKRYIHKNGNILWISLHVSLVRSEITDEPLYFICHIVDITDRKMSEQKLLHSEEMFKLITDHAQEIIYIADQEGVCRFCSPSVQHLLGYSPEEVIGQNNDAYFHPQDVERISQMDLTKGNLLNIRVRHKEGHYLWFETTYKVFGDAELGQQILSIGRDVSERKKHKDISAEAERIALIGSWEWDMVKDQIALSDQIFEIFELERTRKSYCANDVFKVMNAADRASLQEQMEWVKQGKSLDFEYKHISSDGSEKYLHLRGLITLDEYQQPVQLNGTLQDITERKRIEFKLQESVERYTSLKKYNHDAIISFNMDGNIMNANPVAVKMTGCPVAEMIGTSISRFIGASNLALILGSNYEMAEKEINAVRHTDGSETEVLATLAPIIINTSNVGFYLIAKDITEQKKLLVAKETAERMNKAKSEFLAMMSHEIRTPMNGVIGMTDLLLDTPGLSGEQKEYIEIIQKSGDSLLAIINDILDFSKIESGKTDLVDDPFDLVEIVTETVQIVKPLAREKKLDVRMCVEDAIPTPVYGDAYRLKQVLTNIIGNAVKFTSEGGVEVKVGVKEQCGKNVQLYFQVKDSGIGIPAERKQQLFEPFYQLENSMTRKPQGTGLGLAISKKLVELMQGEIWIEESDEPGTIFIFTAQFKLNNGEESNRLDQQQQKSRTSALRILIAEDNEVNQLVLSRIVEKKGHFVDRVADGVEAVEAVKHTSYDIVFMDVHMPRLNGFEATKAIKNALHPESCPYIIAVTANALRGDMDKCLKAGMDAYVSKPIKIESIMQALETYYIKNNL; encoded by the coding sequence ATGCAGGTTCAAAAGGTCGACCATCACGAATTGTTCGAGCAGATATACAACCAAGCACCTATTGGAATTGCACTCGTTGCTCCGACAGGAGAATGGAGAAAAGTGAACCCCGCATTTTGCTGTATGCTGGGTTTTACGTATGAGGAATTAACGAAGCTCACCTACCAGGATATTACGCATCCGGATGACTCACCACAAGATGTGATCTATAATTGTGAGCTATTCGAAGGTAAATCTAAAGAGTATCAATATGAAAAGCGTTATATCCATAAAAATGGTAACATCTTATGGATTTCATTGCATGTTTCATTGGTTCGTAGCGAAATTACGGATGAACCTCTTTACTTCATTTGCCATATTGTTGATATAACTGACCGCAAAATGTCTGAACAAAAACTTCTGCATAGTGAAGAGATGTTCAAACTGATTACAGATCACGCTCAGGAGATCATCTATATTGCTGATCAGGAGGGCGTTTGTCGATTCTGCTCTCCCTCAGTCCAACATTTATTGGGTTATTCGCCAGAAGAAGTGATTGGTCAAAATAATGATGCATATTTCCACCCACAAGATGTGGAACGGATCTCACAGATGGACTTGACTAAAGGAAATCTGTTGAATATCAGGGTCCGTCATAAAGAGGGACATTATCTGTGGTTCGAGACCACATACAAGGTCTTTGGTGATGCTGAGCTTGGACAGCAGATTCTTTCGATTGGACGAGATGTATCCGAACGAAAAAAACATAAAGACATCAGTGCAGAGGCTGAACGCATCGCTTTAATTGGCAGTTGGGAGTGGGATATGGTCAAAGACCAGATCGCACTTTCCGATCAGATTTTTGAGATTTTTGAACTTGAACGCACCCGTAAATCATACTGTGCAAATGATGTTTTTAAAGTTATGAATGCTGCAGACAGAGCTTCTTTACAAGAACAAATGGAATGGGTAAAACAAGGAAAATCGCTTGATTTTGAATACAAACACATCAGTTCTGATGGAAGTGAGAAGTATCTTCACTTACGCGGGCTGATCACGCTCGATGAATATCAGCAGCCAGTTCAGCTGAACGGAACACTTCAGGATATCACTGAACGCAAACGTATCGAATTTAAATTGCAGGAATCTGTGGAGCGATACACTTCGCTTAAGAAATACAATCATGACGCCATTATCTCGTTTAACATGGACGGTAATATTATGAATGCAAATCCAGTAGCGGTGAAAATGACGGGTTGTCCCGTGGCTGAAATGATTGGTACAAGCATAAGCAGATTTATCGGAGCCAGTAATCTGGCTCTGATTCTGGGCAGTAATTATGAGATGGCTGAAAAGGAAATCAATGCTGTTCGGCACACGGATGGATCTGAGACAGAAGTCTTGGCTACGCTTGCTCCAATTATTATTAATACATCCAATGTCGGGTTTTACCTGATTGCGAAGGATATTACGGAGCAGAAAAAACTGCTGGTAGCCAAAGAAACAGCGGAGAGAATGAATAAGGCCAAAAGTGAATTTTTGGCGATGATGAGCCATGAAATCCGCACACCTATGAATGGTGTAATTGGGATGACGGATTTGCTTCTGGATACTCCTGGACTTAGCGGGGAACAGAAGGAATATATCGAAATCATCCAGAAGAGTGGAGATTCTTTGCTGGCCATCATTAATGATATACTTGATTTTTCCAAAATCGAATCAGGCAAAACCGATCTGGTAGATGATCCTTTTGATCTCGTAGAAATCGTGACCGAGACGGTGCAGATCGTAAAACCACTGGCTCGTGAAAAGAAGCTGGATGTTCGTATGTGCGTAGAAGATGCTATTCCAACTCCGGTGTATGGTGATGCTTATCGTCTTAAACAGGTACTTACCAATATCATTGGCAACGCAGTCAAATTCACTTCAGAAGGCGGCGTGGAAGTTAAAGTGGGAGTTAAGGAGCAGTGCGGCAAAAACGTGCAGCTTTATTTTCAGGTAAAAGATTCGGGCATTGGCATTCCGGCTGAGAGGAAACAACAATTATTTGAACCTTTCTACCAACTGGAGAATTCTATGACCCGCAAACCTCAAGGTACCGGTCTTGGCCTTGCCATTAGCAAGAAACTGGTGGAGCTTATGCAGGGTGAGATCTGGATCGAGGAATCGGATGAACCGGGTACAATATTTATATTTACCGCCCAATTTAAATTAAATAACGGTGAAGAGAGCAACAGGTTGGATCAACAGCAGCAGAAGAGCAGAACATCAGCCTTACGAATTTTAATTGCAGAAGACAATGAGGTGAATCAACTCGTCCTTAGCAGAATCGTTGAGAAAAAAGGGCACTTCGTGGATCGTGTGGCGGACGGTGTTGAGGCAGTCGAGGCGGTCAAACACACTTCATATGATATTGTCTTCATGGATGTGCATATGCCAAGGCTTAATGGATTCGAAGCGACAAAAGCGATTAAAAATGCTTTGCACCCCGAGAGTTGTCCATACATTATTGCGGTAACTGCAAATGCGTTAAGAGGTGACATGGATAAATGCTTGAAGGCAGGCATGGATGCGTATGTCAGCAAACCGATTAAAATCGAATCTATTATGCAAGCATTGGAGACCTATTACATCAAAAATAATCTCTGA